The Kribbella sp. HUAS MG21 genome includes the window AACGTCGGCGACCATCTCGGCCTTGACCGCGACCACCGCGAGATCCACGGTGCCCTCGACCTCGCGGATCGTCGGGTACGCCGGTACGCCCTCGATCTCGTCGGCTTTCGTGTCGGTGTTGACGGCGTACAACCGGCCCGGGAAACCGCCGTCGCGGAGGTTGCGCAGCAGCGCGTTGCCGATCGTTCCCTCGCGCCGGCTCGCGCCGATCACCGCCACCGAGGACGGCGTCAGCAGCCGCGCGATCGACAGCGCCTCCGAGCGCTGCTCGCGGGCCTGCATCACCCCGAACGACGTGTCGGTCGGCGCGATGTCGAACTCGACCATGATCACGCCGTCCTCGAACTCCCGGGCGACCTTGTACCCGGCCTCGGTGAAGACCGTGATCATCTTCCGGTTGTCCGGCAGCACCTCGGCGACGAACCGGTGGATGCCGTTCTCCCGCGCCGCCTGGGCCAGGTGCTCGAGCAGCAGCTGGCCGAGACCGCGGCCCTGGTGTGCGTCCTCGATCAGGAACGCGACCTCCGCCGTCCGGCGGCCGGTGCCCTCGTAGCGGCCGACACCGATCATCTCGTCACCGACCGTGACGATCAGCGCGAGCCGCTGGTGGTAGTCGACCTGGGTGAACCTCGCCACGTCGCGGTCGGACAGCTGCGGGTACGGCGCGAAGAAGCGGTAGTACTTCGACTGCTCGGACACGCGCGCGTAGAACGCCACCAGCAGGTCGTCGTCGTCCGGCGTGATCGGGCGCAGGTGCGCGGTCGCGCCGTCGCGCAGGACGACGTCGGCCTCGTACTCCGCCGGATAGCCGTCCGGCAGCTCCTGGTCATACTGGTCCGGCACCTAGACAGGGTAATCGAACAGCCACGGCGGAGGTCGGGAATTTGGTCGAGCGGATCGCGCCGGTCCTGGTGTTCCTGATCGCGGTGACGGTGATCGCCGAGCTCGCCGACCGGGCCAAGGTGTTCGACGTCGCGGCCCGCGAGGCGGCGCACCTCGCACGCGGGCGGGTGTGGCGGTTGTGGCTGCTCGTGGTCGCACTCGCCACCGGGCTCACGATCGTGCTGTCGCTGGACACCTGCGCCGTGCTCCTGACGCCGGTGGTCCTCTCGATGGCCCGCCAGCTGGACATCCCGCCGAAGCTGTTCGCCTTCACCACCGTCTGGCTGGCCGGTACGGCGTCCCTGCTGCTGCCCGTGTCCAACCTCACGAACCTGCTGGCGCTGCACCCGTTCCGCCAGTTGGACGTCAGCTATCTGTCCGTCAGTTGGCGGCCGGCGCTCGCCGCGATCGTCATCACCGTCGCCGTGCTGGCCGCGCTGTTCCACCGCGACCTGCCACGGCGCTACATCGTGCCGCCGACACCGGCGGTCGACGACAAGGTGTTGTTCTGGGGTTCGGCGGCCGTTTGCCTGCTGCTCGGACCGGCGTTCGTGTCCGGCGTCGAGGTGGCGTGGCCGGCGAGCATCGGGGCTCTCTCGCTGGTCGTGCTGTTCGCGGTCCGGCGCCGCGAGGTGCTCAAGTGGTCGCTGATCCCGGTCAAGCTGGTCGCGACCGTCGTGGTCCTGTTCACGGTGGTCGGGTTCCTGAGCTCGCACGGGCTCGAGGACCTGCTGCGATGGGTGGCCGGCACAACCTCCGAGCTGCGGTTGAGCGCGACCGCCGCGCTGGGTGCCAACCTCTTCGACAACCTTCCGGCGTACCTCGCGATGGAACCCGTTGCCTCCGACAGCCCGCACCGGATGCTCGCGCTGCTCATCGGCGTCAACTGCGGCTGTCTGCTCACCCTGTGGGGCTCACTGGCGACGCTGCTCTGGAGAGCGCGCTGCGACGCCGCCCGGGTGGACATCTCCTGGTGGTCGTTCCTGTGGCGCGGCCTGATCCTGACGCCACTCGTGGTGACCGGCGCTGTTCTCGCGCTGAATGGGTAATGTGCGCTGCATGGCGGAGCAGAGCACTGCGGAGGTCACCCGGGAGTTCCGGGCGGCGCGGGACTTTCTGGTGGCGCACCGGGACGACTACGAGACGGCGTACCGGGACTTCAGCTGGCCGCAGTTCGAGCGGTTCAACTGGGCACGGGACTGGTTCGACGCGCTGGCGGTCGAGCAGCCGGAGGTGGCCGCGCTGACCATCGTCGAGCAGGACGGTAAGGTCACGACGCGGACGTACGCCGAGATGGCCGAGCGGTCCCGCAAGGTGGCCGGCTGGCTGACCGAGGCCGGGCTGAAGCCGGGCGACCGGGTGCTGATCGTGCTCGGCAACCAGGTCGAGCTGTGGGAGACGATGCTCGGTTGCATCCGGGCCGGTGCGGTGATGATCCCCGCCACCACGCTGCTCACCGACGCCGATCTCGCGGACCGGATCTCCCGCGGCAACGTCCGCGCCGTCGTCACCAGCGGCACCGACGCCGGACGGTACGCCGGCATCGCGGACCACTGCCTCCGCGTCGCGGTCGGCTCGTCCGCCGAGGGGTGGCTGCACTATCCCGACTCCGAGACGTACGACGGCCCGGTGCCCGACGTCGACACCGCCGCCGACGACTCGCTGCTGCTGTACTTCACCTCCGGTACGACGAGCCAGCCGAAGCTCGTCGAGCACACCCAGGTCAGCTACCCGCTCGGGCACCTGTCGACGATGTACTGGATCGGCCTGCAGCCCGGCGACGTGCACCTGAACGTCTCCTCCCCCGGCTGGGCGAAGCACTCCTGGAGCAACGTGTTCGCCCCGTGGAACGCGGGCGCTACCGTGTTCCTCTACAACTACAAACGCTTCGACGCCGCGAAGATGCTCGATGTACTGCAGACGTACGGCGTGACGACGTTCTGCGCGCCGCCGACCGTGTGGCGGATGCTGATCCAGGCCGACCTGTCCGCGGTCGAGGTCCGGATCCGCGAGTGCATCTCGGCCGGCGAACCGCTCAACCCCGAGGTCATCGAGCAGGTCCGCAACGCCTGGGGCATCACGATCCGGGACGGGTACGGCCAGACCGAGACCACCGCGCAGATCGGCAACCCGCCGGGTCAGCCGGTGAAGCCGGGCTCGATGGGCCGCCCGCTGCCCGGGTACACGATCGCGCTGATCGACCCGTCGACCGACGAGATCGGCGACGACGGCGAGATCTGCATCGAGCTCGCGCCCGCGCCGGTCCCGCTGATGCGTGGGTACCGGGACGCGCAGGAGCTCACCGACGAGGTGATGCGCAACGGGTACTACCACACCGGCGATGTCGCCAGCCGCGACGAGGACGGCTACATCACCTACGTCGGGCGCTCGGACGACGTGTTCAAGGCCAGCGACTACCGGATCTCGCCGTTCGAGCTGGAGTCGGTGCTGATCGAGCACCCGGCCGTCGCTGAGGCGGCCGTCGTACCGTCGCCGGACCCGGTACGGCTCGCCGTACCCAAGGCGTACGTCGTACTCGCGGCCGGGCACGAGCCGTCGCGGGAGCTGGCCGGCGAGATCCTGGCGTTCTGCCGCGAGCACCTGGCGCCGTACAAGCGGATCCGGCGGATCGAGTTCGCCGAGCTGCCGAAGACGATCTCCGGCAAGATCCGCCGCGTCGAGCTGCGCGCGGACGAGGCGGCGAAGGTCGAGAGCGGGACGAGCGGGCAGACGTACGACGAGGCCGACTTCAAGTAGCCCGCGATGTCCTTCGATACCGGCCTCGGCTGGGCAGCCGTCGTCGTCCTGCCACTGCTGATCGCGATCGGCGTCGCCGCGTCCCGGTACGCCGGCCTGCGGCACGACAAGGGCATCGTCACCGCGGCGCTGCGCGCGGTCGTGCAGCTCGCCGCGGTCGGTCTGGTGGTCGGCGTCGCGCTGCAGCACACGCTCGGCGCGCTCGCGTTCGTCCTGCTGATGTTCGTGGTCGCCACCGTCACCAGCACCCGGCGGATCCGGCACACGGCCGAGGTCCCCGGCCAGTGGGCCTATTGCGCCGCCGCGATCGGGTCGGGCGCGTTCGTCGTACTGCTGTTGCTGCTCCTGCCGGGCGTCGTACCGCGGAACCCGGCCAGCATCCTGCCGATGGGCGGGATCATCGTCGGCGGGGCGATGACCGCGACCACACTTGCCGGGCGGCGGGTGCTCAGCGAGTACGGCACGCGGTACGGCGAGTTTGAAGCGGGACTGTCGATCGGGCTGCTGCAGCCGGACGCGTTCAAGCTCGTCGTCGGACCGGTCGCGGGCGACGCGCTGCTGCCCGCACTGGACCAGACGCGCACGGTCGGGCTCGTCACGCTGCCTGGCGCCTTCGTCGGCATGGTCCTCGGCGGGGCCTCGCCGACCGCGGCTGCCGCGCTGCAACTCGTCGTCCTGATCGGGCTGGTGGCCGCCGAGGCGATCGCCATCCTCGTGCTCACCGAGTTGCTCTCCCGCGCGCAGCTTCCGGACGGGCGTACGGTTGCCTCATGAGCGATGACAAGAGCATCTTCAGCCGCATCGACGAACTGGTGGCCGAGGAGCACGAGCTGCGGTCCAAGCACGCGGCCGGCCAGGTCGACAACGCCGACGAGCAGGCCCGGCTCCGGGCGCTCGAGGTCGAGCTGGACCAGTGCTGGGACCTGCTCCGGCAGCGCCGCGCCAAGCGGGAGTTCGGCGAGAACCCCGACGACGCCCAGGCCCGCTCGGCCGACACCGTCGAGGGCTACCTCAACTAGCAGCTAGAAACCGCGCAGTTTCTCCGGGGTGATCCGGATCAGGACCGAGTAGTCGGCGTGGAACTGGTCCGGGGTCATCCCCAGGCCGGCGATGTCCTCGGCGTACTTCGTGTTGTACGCCGCGAGCGCCGCGCCGCTGATCGGCGCGGCGTCGACGACCGCCGTACCGGAGATCACGCCGACGTCTCCGCCGGTGTGGGTGGCGTTGAAGTTCACCGCGACCTGCGGGTGTGTGCTGACGTTGCGCAGCTTGGCCTTGTCCGGCTGGCTGCTGATCAGGATCTCGTCGTCGTGCCAGAGGAACCACACCGGGTTCGGCGCGGGGGTTCCGGACTTCCCGACGGTGGTCAGCCAGACCACGCGTTCGTCGCCGAGCTGCCGCTCGATCCGCTTGCCGAAATCGGTGGAGGTGTCGATCGTGAACATCGGTGCCTTTCAGCTGGTCGGTCCGAGACGCCCCCACTCGATCGCCGGGCACCGGTTCATCACCATCGTGAGTCCCGCCGCGGTCGTCCGCGCGTAGGCGTCCTGATCAACTACGTCCAGCTGGAACCACACGGCCTTCGCCTTGATTCCCACCGCCTGGTCGGCGATGTCGCCGGCCAGCTCCGAGCGCACGAACACGTCGACGCAGTCGACCGCGAACGGGATGTCCGCCAGCGTCGCGTACCCCTGCTCGCCGTGCACGGTCTCCGCGGCCGGATGCACCGGCACGATCCGCTTGCCGTGCCCCTGCAGGAACCGCGCCACGCCGTACGCCGCCCGGCTGGTGTTGTTCGACAACCCCACCACGGCCCACGTCTCGCACTCCGCGAGGATCTTCCGGATCGCCTCATCCATGGTCTAGCCCCTCAGATAGGTCAGTACGGCGGACACGCGGCGGTCGAGGCCGTCGTCGAGCTGCAGTTTCGCGAAGATGTTGCCGACGTGCTTGCGGACGGCCGCCTCGCTGACGACCAGCTGCTCGGCGATCGAGGCGTTCACCCGGCCCTCCGCCATCAATGCCAGCACCTCGAGCTCGCGCGGGGTGAGTGCCGACAGCGGCCCGTCGTTGCGCCGGCGCGCCAGCAGTTGGCGCACCACCTCCGGGTCGACGACCGTCCCGCCGTCCGCGACCCGGTCCAGCGACTCGAGGAACTCGGCCACATGCCCAACGCGGTCCTTCAACAGGTACCCGATGCCGCCGGTCGTTGTCTCCAGCAACGTCGACAGATAGGCGTCGGCGACGTACTGCGACAACACAAGGATCCCGATCGCGGGCAGCTCGGCCCGGATCGCCGCCGCGGCGCGCAGCCCCTCGTCGCTGTGCCCGGGCGGCATTCGTACGTCGGTGATCACGACGTCCGGCGGGTCCTTGCGCACGACCGCGAGCAGCGTGTCGGCGTCGCCCACGCTGTCCCGGACGTCGTGCCCGGCGCGGTCGAGAATGCTCGCCAGGCCCTCGCGCAGCAGCAGTGAGTCTTCGGCCAGCACGATGCTCAGTCGCCGAGTCGGCACGGGGTCTCCATCCTCAGTCGCGTCGGCCCACCGGGTGGGCTGTCGACGTCGAGTGTGCCTCCCAACGCGTCGAGCCGTGTCACCAGGCCCGTCAGACCGGTGCCCGCGCCAAGTCGCGCACCGCCGATCCCGTCGTCCTGCACCGTGATCACGAGCTTGTCCCGGTCCACCCAGCCGGACACCTCGCAGTGCGTCGCCTGTGCGTGCTTGGCCACGTTGGCCAGCGCCTCGCTGACGACGAAGTACGCCGCGGCCTCGATCGGCGCGGGCAGCCGGGTCGGGATCGCGAACTCCATCGTCACCGGCAGCGGCATCCGGTCCGCCACCTCCCGGACGGCGGCCTCGATCCCGTGGTCGACCAGGACCCGCGGATGGATCCCGCGGACCGCTGCCCGCAGATCCGCGAGCGCCGC containing:
- a CDS encoding SLC13 family permease translates to MVERIAPVLVFLIAVTVIAELADRAKVFDVAAREAAHLARGRVWRLWLLVVALATGLTIVLSLDTCAVLLTPVVLSMARQLDIPPKLFAFTTVWLAGTASLLLPVSNLTNLLALHPFRQLDVSYLSVSWRPALAAIVITVAVLAALFHRDLPRRYIVPPTPAVDDKVLFWGSAAVCLLLGPAFVSGVEVAWPASIGALSLVVLFAVRRREVLKWSLIPVKLVATVVVLFTVVGFLSSHGLEDLLRWVAGTTSELRLSATAALGANLFDNLPAYLAMEPVASDSPHRMLALLIGVNCGCLLTLWGSLATLLWRARCDAARVDISWWSFLWRGLILTPLVVTGAVLALNG
- a CDS encoding AMP-binding protein, producing MAEQSTAEVTREFRAARDFLVAHRDDYETAYRDFSWPQFERFNWARDWFDALAVEQPEVAALTIVEQDGKVTTRTYAEMAERSRKVAGWLTEAGLKPGDRVLIVLGNQVELWETMLGCIRAGAVMIPATTLLTDADLADRISRGNVRAVVTSGTDAGRYAGIADHCLRVAVGSSAEGWLHYPDSETYDGPVPDVDTAADDSLLLYFTSGTTSQPKLVEHTQVSYPLGHLSTMYWIGLQPGDVHLNVSSPGWAKHSWSNVFAPWNAGATVFLYNYKRFDAAKMLDVLQTYGVTTFCAPPTVWRMLIQADLSAVEVRIRECISAGEPLNPEVIEQVRNAWGITIRDGYGQTETTAQIGNPPGQPVKPGSMGRPLPGYTIALIDPSTDEIGDDGEICIELAPAPVPLMRGYRDAQELTDEVMRNGYYHTGDVASRDEDGYITYVGRSDDVFKASDYRISPFELESVLIEHPAVAEAAVVPSPDPVRLAVPKAYVVLAAGHEPSRELAGEILAFCREHLAPYKRIRRIEFAELPKTISGKIRRVELRADEAAKVESGTSGQTYDEADFK
- a CDS encoding ABC transporter permease; amino-acid sequence: MSFDTGLGWAAVVVLPLLIAIGVAASRYAGLRHDKGIVTAALRAVVQLAAVGLVVGVALQHTLGALAFVLLMFVVATVTSTRRIRHTAEVPGQWAYCAAAIGSGAFVVLLLLLLPGVVPRNPASILPMGGIIVGGAMTATTLAGRRVLSEYGTRYGEFEAGLSIGLLQPDAFKLVVGPVAGDALLPALDQTRTVGLVTLPGAFVGMVLGGASPTAAAALQLVVLIGLVAAEAIAILVLTELLSRAQLPDGRTVAS
- a CDS encoding DUF2630 family protein, with protein sequence MSDDKSIFSRIDELVAEEHELRSKHAAGQVDNADEQARLRALEVELDQCWDLLRQRRAKREFGENPDDAQARSADTVEGYLN
- a CDS encoding TIGR03667 family PPOX class F420-dependent oxidoreductase, producing the protein MFTIDTSTDFGKRIERQLGDERVVWLTTVGKSGTPAPNPVWFLWHDDEILISSQPDKAKLRNVSTHPQVAVNFNATHTGGDVGVISGTAVVDAAPISGAALAAYNTKYAEDIAGLGMTPDQFHADYSVLIRITPEKLRGF
- a CDS encoding CoA-binding protein — protein: MDEAIRKILAECETWAVVGLSNNTSRAAYGVARFLQGHGKRIVPVHPAAETVHGEQGYATLADIPFAVDCVDVFVRSELAGDIADQAVGIKAKAVWFQLDVVDQDAYARTTAAGLTMVMNRCPAIEWGRLGPTS
- a CDS encoding response regulator transcription factor, whose product is MPTRRLSIVLAEDSLLLREGLASILDRAGHDVRDSVGDADTLLAVVRKDPPDVVITDVRMPPGHSDEGLRAAAAIRAELPAIGILVLSQYVADAYLSTLLETTTGGIGYLLKDRVGHVAEFLESLDRVADGGTVVDPEVVRQLLARRRNDGPLSALTPRELEVLALMAEGRVNASIAEQLVVSEAAVRKHVGNIFAKLQLDDGLDRRVSAVLTYLRG